In Colletotrichum higginsianum IMI 349063 chromosome 1, whole genome shotgun sequence, one genomic interval encodes:
- a CDS encoding Amino acid permease, translating to MDQEKMGPSGLDDISHQQSAKFGQVEDPNVEPGHELHRRLETRHVTMIALGGALGTGLLIGTGSALVKAGPAGILIDYSIVGCIVFLVMAALGEIISYMPLSHGFGGYATRFVDPALGFATGYVYFFKYLLATPNQLSAFALIMKFWVGDRVNPAVFISIALVLIVAINSISVKAFGEFEFWLSSLKVIIMVGVILLLFILAVGGGPTGDRPGFRYWSDPGAFAEYKVEGAQGRLLGVWSAMVAAVYAFSGTELVGVTVGEAKNPRLSMPKAVRLTFMRIVFFYVISVFLLGMVVPYNSPELVFAAKAKTSAAASPFVVAITIAKIKGLDHVINACLVIFVFSAANSDIYISSRTLYGIAVDGKAPRIFTRTTKSGVPYVALGLCGIFCSLAYMSVSTGAATVFGYLTNMVTVFGLLTWISILISHIFFCRARDVQSIDPAYIPYRAPFGIWGSYAALGFLIILTLTKGIEVFVGTFDYKNFIVQYIGIPVYLICIFGFKILKRTSRVHSATADLLTGVPLETVAEERAAFEAERREKEEASGNKGMLARVYRKGFAWLF from the exons ATGGACCAAGAGAAGATGGGGCCTTCGGGCTTGGACGACATCTCGCACCAGCAGAGCGCCAAGTtcggccaggtcgaggaCCCCAACGTCGAGCCGGGCCACGAGCTTCACAGGCGGCTCGAGACGCGCCATGTCACCATGAtcgcccttggcggcgccCTGGGCACGGGTTTGCTGATCGGAAC CGGTTCCGCCCTCGTCAAGGCTGGCCCGGCCGGCATCCTCATCGACTACTCCATCGTCGGCtgcatcgtcttcctcgtcatggCTGCCCTCGGCGAGATCATCTCCTACATGCCTCTGTCCcacggcttcggcggctACGCGACGCGCTTCGTCGACCCGGCCCTGGGCTTCGCCACGGGCTACGTCTACTTCTTCAAGTACCTCCTCGCCACGCCCAACCAGCTCTCGGCCTTCGCCCTCATCATGAAGTTCTGGGTCGGCGACCGTGTCAACCCGGCCGTCTTCATctccatcgccctcgtcctcatcgtcgccatcaacAGCATCAGCGTCAAGGCCTTTGGCGAGTTCGAGTTCTGGCTGTCCTCCCTCAAGGTCATCATCATGGTCGGCGTCATCCTGCTGctcttcatcctcgccgtcggcggtggcccCACCGGCGACCGCCCGGGCTTCCGCTACTGGTCCGACCCGGGCGCCTTCGCCGAGTACAAGGTCGAGGGGGCCCAGGGCCGTCTGCTCGGCGTCTGGAGCGCcatggtcgccgccgtctacGCCTTCTCCGGCACCGAGCTCGTCGGTGtcaccgtcggcgaggccaagaacCCGCGCCTCAGCATGCCCAAGGCCGTCCGCCTGACCTTCATGcgcatcgtcttcttctaCGTCATCTCCGTCTTCCTGCTCGGCATGGTCGTCCCCTACAATAGCCCCGagctcgtcttcgccgccaaggccaagacgagcgccgccgcctcgccctttgtcgtcgccatcaccatcgccaagATCAAGGGCCTCGACCACGTCATCAACGCCTGCCTCGTCATCTTtgtcttctccgccgccaacTCGGACATCTACATCTCCTCCCGTACCCTGTACGGCATTGCTGTTGACGGCAAGGCCCCCCGCATCTTCACGCGCACCACAAAGTCCGGCGTGCCCTACGTGGCCCTCGGCCTGTGCGGTATCTTCTGCAGCTTGGCCTACATGTCTGTCAGCACCGGCGCTGCGACCGTGTTTGGCTATCTGACCAACATGGTCACCGTCTTTG GCCTGTTGACTTGGATCTCCATCCTCATCTCCCACATCTTCTTCTGCCGTGCCCGCGACGTGCAGAGCATCGACCCGGCGTACATCCCCTACCGCGCCCCCTTCGGCATCTGGGGCTCctacgccgccctcggcttCCTCATCATCCTGACCCTGACCAAGGGCATCGAGGTCTTCGTCGGCACCTTTGACTACAAGAACTTCATCGTGCAGTACATCGGCATCCCCGTCTACCTCATCTGCATCTTCGGCTTCAAGATCCTCAAGAGGACGAGCCGCGTCcactcggcgacggccgaccTGCTGACGGGCGTGCCGCTCGAGACGGTGGCCGAGGAGAGGGCCGCgttcgaggccgagaggagggagaaggaggaggcctCCGGCAACAAGGGCATGCTGGCCAGAGTCTACCGCAAGGGATTCGCCTGGCTGTTCtga
- a CDS encoding LITAF-like zinc finger domain-containing protein: MSEPQASQSAPEATPAPQPLSAEIQPPPPAYAKEPPATTMDGSRPAPATEMPTSPSQPEQQQHTTTPAGQKSAPAPAPATVTPLHMLGDEPAFIDCPFCQTRAMTNISKDGSGMQMVAGALCCLLCVCLTCVPCIAGWFEDTNYTCANCRKTVATRPYDGPIRVFGPQPYGAVPSQYQSPPPPVAEKQQAAQA; this comes from the exons ATGTCAGAACCGCAAGCATCGCAGTCAGCTCCGGAGGCGACTCCGGCGCCGCAGCCGCTTTCCGCCGAGATCCAGCCGCCCCCGCCAGCGTATGCGAAggagccgccggcgacgactaTGGACGGCAGCAGACCCGCGCCCGCGACGGAAATGCCTACCAGCCCATCGCAGCCCGA ACAGCAACAGCACACGACGACACCGGCCGGCCAGAAGAGCGCCccggcgccagcgccagcgaCCGTCACGCCGCTGCACatgctcggcgacgagccgGCCTTCATCGACTGCCCATTCTGCCAGACGAGGGCCATGACCAACATCAGCAAAGATGGCAGCGGCATGCAGAT GGTCGCCGGCGCGCTGTGCTGCCTCCTGTGCGTTTGTCTCACCTGCGTCCCCTGCATCGCGGGCTGGTTCGAAGACACGAACTACACCTGCGCCAACTGCCGCAAGACGGTCGCCACGAGGCCGTACGACGGGCCCATCCGCGTCTTCGGCCCCCAGCCGTACGGCGCCGTGCCGTCCCAGTACCagagcccgccgccgccggttgccgagaagcagcaggccgcGCAAGCTTGA
- a CDS encoding Proteasome regulatory particle subunit — MPGKTPSRSGKDPLENGVPNSSKDAESKDAKSKSKKAAKDGDEEMTVVVPPSKKAAAITADADGDVAMGDENNADDAEVKVDPVVQAVADIKSNFALLDRAVALFDARFSLRALRSISTIRKRLTPDIIAQAIVETFPATVTSGNVAKQLLIAVGRENVPLGKSTSPEMEVDNEPAKAKNAPKKETKDVIPEIDIFLGILIQVHLYDSRQFQRGADFSKQLSDRIHTLNRRTLDSLSAKVYFYYSMFCENLAPQAPSSQSPIVAIRPTLLAALRTAVLRKDIDTQASVIVLLLRSYLLTSHIAQADLLVSHTQFPENAANNQVARFLYYLGRIRAIQLRYTEAHEHLTAATRKAPSSACAVGFSQTATKLLLVVELLMGDIPERSTFRQPTLELSLHPYFLLVQAVRVGKVQNFETIIADHADTFRRDGTYSLILRLRQNVIKTGIRMMSLSYSRISLRDICIRLDLGSEESAEYIVAKAIRDGVIEATLDREHGYMKSKEVGDVYATREPGEAFHDRIRACLALHDESVKAMRFPMNQHRLELKNAQEAREREREMAKEIQDGDLDEDDLGGDFEGM, encoded by the exons ATGCCGGGCAAAACACCCTCGCGCAGCGGGAAGGATCCCCTCGAGAACGGCGTCCCTAACAGCAGCAAGGATGCTGAATCGAAGGACGCCAAGAGCAAGAgcaagaaggcggcgaaggacggcgacgaggagatgaCTGTCGTCGTTCCTCCCTCCAAGAAGGCAGCCGCCATCACAGcggatgccgacggcgacgttgcGATGGGCGATGAGAACAatgcagatgacgcagagGTCAAGGTCGACCCTGTGGTGCAGGCTGTGGCAG ACATCAAGAGCAACTTCGCTCTGCTAgaccgcgccgtcgccctcttTGATGCCAGATTCTCCCTCCGAGCGTTGCGGTCCATCTCGACCATCCGCAAGCGCCTGACCCCCGATATCATCGCCCAGGCCATCGTCGAGACCTTCCCCGCGACCGTCACCTCCGGCAACGTTGCCAAGCAGCTCTTGATCGCCGTAGGCCGCGAAAATGTGCCCCTCGGCAAGTCCACCAGCCCCGAGATGGAGGTCGACAACGAGCCCGCCAAAGCCAAGAATGCCCCGAAGAAGGAGACCAAGGATGTCATCCCGGAGATTGAcatcttcctcggcatcctcatcCAGGTGCACCTCTACGACTCGAGGCAGTTCCAGCGCGGAGCCGACTTCTCCAAGCAGCTTTCGGACCGCATTCACACCCTCAACCGCCGCACATTAGACTCCCTCTCCGCCAAGGTCTACTTCTATTATTCAATGTTCTGCGAGAACCTCGCTCCCCAGGCCCCCTCTTCCCAGTCTCCGATCGTCGCTATCCGGCCGACTCTGCTAGCCGCCCTGCGCACCGCCGTGCTCCGCAAGGACATTGACACGCAAGCTTCGGTCATTGTGCTTCTGCTTCGCAGCTACCTGCTGACGTCCCACATTGCGCAAGCCGATTTGCTCGTTTCCCACACACAGTTCCCCGAGAACGCTGCCAACAACCAGGTCGCCCGCTTCCTATACTACCTCGGACGTATCCGCGCCATCCAACTCCGATACACCGAGGCACACGAGCACCTCACGGCCGCAACGAGAAAGGCGCCCTCCAGCGCCTGCGCCGTTGGCTTCTCCCAGACGGCCACCAAGCTTCTGTTGGTTGTTGAGCTGCTGATGGGTGACATCCCTGAGCGGTCCACCTTCCGCCAGCCCACTCTGGAGCTCTCTCTGCACCCGtacttcctcctcgtccaggccgtccgcgtcggcAAGGTCCAGAACTTTGAGACAATCATTGCGGACCACGCCGACACCTTCCGCCGGGATGGCACCTACAGCCTGATTCTGCGTCTGCGCCAGAACGTCATCAAGACGGGTATCCGCATGATGTCTCTCTCATACTCCCGCATCTCGCTCCGCGACATCTGCAtccgcctcgacctcggtAGCGAAGAGTCGGCCGAGTAcatcgtcgccaaggccatTCGCGATGGAGTTATTGAGGCTACCCTCGACCGCGAGCATGGTTACATGAAGAGCAaggaggtcggcgatgtcTATGCTACGCGGGAGCCCGGCGAAGCCTTTCACGACAGAATCCGCGCGTGCTTGGCTCTGCACGACGAAAGTGTCAAG GCTATGCGTTTCCCCATGAACCAACACCGCCTCGAGTTGAAGAACGCCCAGGAAGCGcgcgagcgcgagcgcgagATGGCCAAGGAGATACAGGACGGAGATTTGGATgaggacgacctcggcggcgacttTGAGGGAATGTAA
- a CDS encoding C6 transcription factor — protein sequence MRNPLASGPSKFVTDASGRRREFSTARRRAISVCILTLTCVLGWLGPSSTWAYSRQVLNMIQGHLGQHESPEIPLNVDAQAFRLDWPSSRNVASQTTTPTADIPSLDYALYLTNTVKFHLGQTYHLFDEEGFMAGLHDFYRRGPSTEPPADARLWYIQFLLIMAFGKALLVPGNPAQTPPGSGLVTRALELLPDVHGLYRDPVLSVEILCCLALYLQSVDHRNSAYTYMKAEFHRVTEGREPDHIQPQIGQAFRIALTQGLHREPLQGLLNDTEANRLRCIWWTLYILDRKLSSLMGAPNSIQDSDITVQLPRSDPAVHKHKALGIHVVLSQLLAKVLNTVYSVDGKLDPSFLKSVQEVLRDMAALAPQLTAGFEFKLNSSEPASRVAATLNLCYHQCVVLATRPLLMCLLQNVLAQHGSTNRGLASPIKALLTTSSESASKSLRILSALQSQHLLESFLPFDLEQTFSAAFVLTLMTAVPGLPTRNGEYVQTAFGILDTMMARGNVVARYRREELEKLQEMLRLAQARLFQAAPAAGGDVMDSTDNLGLDTQSANVLPTNHVGQDVPGEGGPATGSTANGLASEQMLSIAGLLDWEPNVAALEDDQLAGNWLWTDPIAPDFDFGGELL from the exons ATGAGGAACCCCTTGGCAAGCGGCCCTTCAAAGTTCGTCACCGACGCATCGGGACGACGGCGTGAGTTTTCGACAGCCAGACGCCGTGCAATTTCTGTTTGCATTCTTACCCTTACCTGTGTGCTAGGATGGCTTGGTCCCTCGTCCACATGGGCGTACAGCCGGCAGGTTCTCAACATGATCCAGGGCCACCTTGGCCAGCACGAGTCGCCCGAGATACCTCTCAACGTCGATGCCCAGGCGTTCAGGTTGGACTGGCCGTCGTCCCGGAATGTGGCGTCCCaaacgacgacgccgacggccgacATTCCCTCGCTCGACTACGCCCTGTACCTGACGAACACGGTCAAGTTCCACCTGGGACAGACGTATCACCTGTTCGACGAAGAAGGGTTCATGGCGGGGCTGCACGACTTCTACCGGCGAGGCCCGAGTACGGAACCGCCAGCGGACGCACGGCTGTGGTACATCCAGTTTCTGCTCATCATGGCCTTCGGAAAGGCCCTCCTGGTCCCCGGCAACCCGGCGCAGACTCCGCCTGGAAGCGGTTTGGTGACCCGGGCCCTGGAGCTTCTTCCCGACGTACATGGTCTGTACCGGGATCCTGTCTTGTCGGTTGAGATCTTGTGCTGTCTTGCCTTGTATCTCCAGTCGGTCGACCACAGGAACAGCGCATACACCTAC ATGAAGGCCGAGTTTCACAGAGTAACGGAAGGGAGGGAACCTGACCACATTCAACCTCAGATCGGCCAGGCGTTCCGGATAGCCCTCACTCAGGGCTTGCACCGAGAACCTTTGCAGGGCCTGCTCAATGACACCGAAGCGAACAGGCTCCGGTGCATCTGGTGGACCCTCTATATACTGGACCGGAAGCTGTCGTCCCTCATGGGTGCGCCGAACTCGATCCAGGACAGCGACATCACCGTCCAACTGCCGAGGTCGGACCCGGCAGTTCACAAGCACAAGGCCCTTGGCATCCACGTGGTCCTCTCACAGCTGCTCGCCAAGGTCTTGAACA CCGTCTACAGCGTCGATGGGAAGCTGGACCCCTCGTTCCTCAAGAGTGTCCAGGAGGTCCTGAGAGACATGGCAGCGCTCGCGCCGCAGCTCACGGCAGGGTTCGAGTTCAAGCTCAACAGCTCGGAACCTGCATCGAGAGTGGCTGCGACTCTGAACCTTTGCTACCACCAG TgtgtcgtcctcgccacGCGCCCGCTTCTCATGTGTCTGTTGCAGAATGTTCTCGCACAACACGGGAGCACAAACCGAGGCCTCGCCAGCCCGATCAAGGCTTTgttgacgacctcgtcagAGTCGGCGAGCAAGTCGCTCCGCATCCTGTCAGCGCTGCAGTCGCAGCATCTCTTGG AATCGTTCCTCCCCTTCGACCTGGAGCAgaccttctcggccgccttcgtcctcaccttgatgacggcggtgccCGGTCTCCCGACGCGGAACGGCGAGTACGTGCAGACGGCTTTCGGCATCCTGGACACCATGATGGCGCGGGGCAATGTGGTGGCGCGCTATCGAAGGGAAGAGCTGGAGAAGTTGCAAGAAATGCTGCGTCTCGCGCAGGCCCGGCTCTTCCAAgcagcgccggcggctggTGGAGACGTCATGGACAGCACCgacaacctcggcctcgacacgCAGTCCGCCAACGTATTACCGACGAACCACGTAGGCCAAGACGTGCCAGGTGAGGGCGGTCCCGCCACCGGCAGCACAGCCAACGGCCTGGCGTCGGAGCAGATGCTGTCGATCGCCGGATTGCTCGACTGGGAGCCCAACGTGGCGGCCCTCGAAGACGATCAACTCGCGGGAAACTGGCTTTGGACTGACCCGATCGCGCCCGACTTTGACTTtggcggcgagctgctgtGA
- a CDS encoding Transcription initiation factor TFIID subunit 12, with protein MNNQGQPGQPNPMAGQAVPGARQPPMYRPEMMRNLPILNDEEKAKYERGLRQLWNHYETHPEESAQHQDAKKKIQDFTKMLLNKLQQRRMQVQQQQQQQQAQQQQAAQQQQQSQPAQPPAPVQPAQPAQPQPQPQQQQQQQPAAAANQGTTGGVTVKTEPKTENNNPSATAEPAQTPTPAPASVPTPTAPQQAPQQAPQTTQFPDHILAHIRQMTFNPPQGILDKGQESAVRWSNDYKAKYLRALMQMDQQGNQMKRIDVHIKNQQEKGVLGADEQKQLQIRRDHAQKMYNEAHSFVTNFRKSQEAINKARAAVAAAAAAGQTAASAAAASAASATGASAAAAGASAGAATSRPPSQASQQQQQQQQQQQQNSPAIATSQPPSTQPSAVQASPAPTAQNTPAMQNAQNPTTAVNAAIEAAKNQQMANAAAGRGTPPQQQQQLPPQQAQQHQQQQAQQQAQQQQQLQQQQAQQQQQLHQQQQQQQYQQQQAQQQAQQQAQQQAQAQAAAQAQASTPSAQTPTTAAQPAQIQPGMAQGQHHPPPVNTAIASVSAGGLPSAGTPTQRVATPQSAVPPGPGQALSHSAAVSRANQRMNSQTSAMPSQQQQQQQQQQQQQATGTPGSAGAHAQGVMGSGAVPQQQHAHPTQPTQTLQSKLPIPKQLPEKATAVPQPVAMAGGAGAGRPTYTGGGGIAGGVMGQPAMAKIPAYVHEAEGDHVLSKKKLDELVRQVCGGNAEGQEINMLTPEVEESVLAMADSFVDSVLETACRNAKERGSKVLEIRDIQLVLERTYNIRVPGYSSDELRTVRKIQPSTAWITKMSAIQAAKVTSGKGE; from the exons ATGAACAACCAGGGCCAGCCTGGCCAGCCAAACCCCATGGCTGGCCAAGCCGTGCCTGGTGCGCGACAGCCGCCCATGTACCGACCCGAGATGATGCGAAACCTCCCGATTCTCAACGATGAAGAGAAGGCTAAATATGAGAGGGGCCTCCGTCAACTGTGGAATCACTATGAGACGCATCCCGAAGAGTCTGCCCAGCATCAGgatgccaagaagaagatacAGGATTTTACCAAAATGCTGCTCAACAAGCTTCAGCAGAGGAGGATGCaggtccagcagcagcagcaacaacaacaggcccagcagcaacaggcagcccagcagcaacaacaaagCCAGCCCGCGCAGCCACCCGCTCCAGTGCAACCTGCCCAGCCGGCCCAGCcgcaaccacaaccacaacaacagcaacagcaacaaccgGCTGCAGCAGCCAACCAAGGCACTACCGGAGGTGTCACCGTCAAGACGGAGCCCAAGACGGAGAACAACAACCCGTCTGCCACCGCAGAGCCTGCCCAAACCCCCACTCCAGCCCCAGCGTCTGTGCCGACTCCCACTGCGCCGCAACAAGCGCCGCAACAAGCGCCCCAGACGACGCAGTTCCCAGACCACATCCTCGCCCATATTAGACAGATGACCTTCAACCCGCCCCAGGGCATCCTCGACAAGGGGCAGGAGAGCGCCGTCCGATGGTCCAACGACTACAAGGCCAAGTACCTGCGCGCCCTGATGCAGATGGACCAGCAGGGCAATCAGATGAAGAGAATCGACGTGCACATCAAGAACCAGCAGGAGAAGGGCGTGCTCGGTGCCGACGAACAGAAGCAGCTCCAGATCCGAAGAGACCACGCCCAGAAGATGTACAACGAGGCTCACAGCTTTGTCACCAATTTCCGTAAGAGCCAGGAGGCTATCAACAAGGCAAGAGCGGCTGTGGcagctgctgccgcagcgGGACAGACGGCGGCAAGTGCGGCCGCGGCAAGTGCAGCAAGTGCAACAGGTGCAAGTGCGGCCGCGGCAGGTGCGAGTGCGGGTGCAGCAACGTCACGACCTCCTTCCCAGGCTtcgcaacaacagcaacaacaacagcagcagcagcagcaaaatAGCCCGGCCATCGCGACATCTCAGCCTCCTTCAACGCAGCCTAGTGCTGTTCAAGCAAGCCCTGCTCCGACCGCGCAAAACACCCCCGCTATGCAGAACGCCCAGAATCCCACGACCGCTGTCAACGCTGCCATCGAAGCAGCTAAGAACCAGCAGAtggccaacgccgccgctggTCGAGGCACTCCTccacagcaacagcaacagtTGCCTCCCCAACAGGcccagcagcatcaacagcaacagGCTCAACAGCAAGcccaacaacagcagcagcttcagcaacaacaggctcagcagcagcaacagcttcaccaacagcagcagcagcagcaataccagcaacagcaggctcagcagcaggctcagcagcaggcccagcagcaggcACAGGCTCAGGCAGCAGCTCAAGCCCAAGCCTCCACTCCCTCGGCCCAGACCCCGACTACTGCTGCTCAACCTGCTCAAATCCAACCCGGTATGGCGCAAGGCCAGCATCATCCTCCACCTGTCAACACCGCCATTGCTTCCGTTTCTGCAGGTGGGCTTCCTTCGGCAGGCACTCCCACCCAGCGCGTCGCCACTCCCCAGTCGGCTGTTCCTCCCGGTCCCGGTCAAGCTCTCAGccactcggccgccgtctctCGCGCCAACCAGCGCATGAACTCGCAGACCTCGGCCATGCCCTctcagcaacagcagcagcaacagcagcaacagcagcagcaagctACTGGTACTCCTGGCTCCGCCGGCGCTCACGCACAAGGTGTCATGGGATCCGGAGCCGTTCCGCAACAACAGCACGCCCATCCTACCCAGCCGACCCAGACGCTACAGTCTAAGCTCCCCATTCCTAAGCAGCTCCCGGAGAAGGCGACTGCCGTCCCTCAGCCCGTCGCCATGGCTGGCGGTGCTGGCGCTGGTCGTCCTACCTACACGGGCGGTGGCGGCATTGCTGGAGGTGTCATGGGACAGCCAGCGATGGCTAAGATCCCCGCCTATGTCCACGAAGCCGAGGGTGATCATGTTCTGAGCAAGAAAAAGCTGGACGAGCTTGTGCGCCAGGTCTGCGGCGGGAACGCTGAGGGCCAGGAGATCAACATGCTGACCCCAGAAGTCGAAGAG AGCGTCCTGGCCATGGCCGACAGCTTCGTCGACAGCGTCCTCGAGACGGCTTGCCGCAACGCCAAGGAGCGCGGCTCCAAGGTCCTCGAGATCCGCGACATCCAGCTCGTACTCGAGCGCACCTACAACATCCGCGTTCCGGGCTACTCTTCGGACGAGTTGCGCaccgtccgcaagatccaGCCGTCCACCGCCTGGATCACCAAGATGAGCGCCATTCAAGCTGCTAAAGTCACGTCTGGCAAGGGCGAGTAG
- a CDS encoding Alcohol dehydrogenase, translating to MSRSIYLGADGKLCIKQVTEARVPQKSQALVSVRYSGVNLCDLNFFHVGLSSYITGFEFAGTVEATGPDSTLRPGDVVVGLSPVSFPQPSSLGTHQDKAIVESDLSFKIPAGLPLTDAAGLVLVTQTAADALFNVLGHGLPAADVAGADATDRAILIWGGASSVGVAAIQLAKAAGFGHIFATASPKNHAVLQKLGATRCFDYNSAVVAEDIRAAAEELGLVLATAFDTVGHGLAGPGVDPQRTSPALVRRSLSAGVPEESLKLACTLPVPSDPAFGFCTSYRPAGSVGAMGSPQDPGFPVRSRKVMSYLLSTLERVPRHPNVTVVKGGEAGIKEIERVAHGGASLEKVVIEHPI from the coding sequence ATGTCCCGATCAATCTATCTTGGAGCCGATGGAAAGCTCTGCATCAAGCAAGTCACCGAGGCCCGCGTGCCGCAAAAGTCGCAAGCCCTCGTTTCGGTCCGCTACTCGGGCGTCAACTTGTGTGACCTCAACTTTTTCCACGTCGGCCTGAGCTCCTACATCACGGGCTTCGAGTTtgccggcaccgtcgaggCAACGGGCCCGGACTCGACTCTTCGTccgggcgacgtcgtcgtcggcctgtCCCCCGTCTCCTTCCCCCAACCTTCGTCCCTGGGCACGCACCAGGACAAGGCCATCGTCGAAAGCGACCTCTCCTTCAAGATCCccgccggcctgcccctcacagacgccgccggcttgGTCCTCGTCACCcagaccgccgccgatgccctcTTCAACGTCCTCGGACACGGCCTACCGGCCGCCGACGTGGCTGGGGCCGACGCCACCGACAGAGCGATCCTCATCTGGggcggcgccagcagcgtcggcgtggcggctatccagctcgccaaggccgcggGCTTCGGTCACATCTTCGCAACGGCCTCCCCCAAGAACCACGCCGTTCTCCAGAAGCTGGGGGCCACGCGCTGTTTTGACTACAACAGCGCGGTCGTGGCCGAGGATATCCgcgccgcggcggaggagctcggGCTCGTGTTGGCCACCGCCTTCGACACTGTCGGCCACGGGCTCGCGGGCCCCGGCGTCGATCCCCAGCGGACCTCGCCCGCCCTCGTGCGTCGCAGCCTGTCAGCGGGCGTCCCTGAAGAGTCTCTCAAGCTCGCGTGCACACTGCCCGTCCCTAGTGATCCAGCGTTCGGCTTCTGCACGTCGTACCGGCCCGCAGGCAGCGTGGGGGCCATGGGGAGCCCCCAGGACCCGGGATTCCCGGTTCGCTCGCGCAAGGTCATGTCGTACCTCTTGAGCACCCTCGAAAGGGTTCCGCGGCATCCGAATGTTACGGTAGtaaagggaggggaggcgggCATCAAGGAGATCGAGAGGGTGGCTCACGGCGGCGCCTCTCTGGAGAAGGTTGTAATTGAACATCCCATCTAA